In Desulfomonile tiedjei DSM 6799, a genomic segment contains:
- a CDS encoding pilus assembly protein, with translation MNIRIHYGLRILALLVLFSATGILFTCEATAATYSPCSIPPIVGSASRPNVMLVMDYSGSMQFPAYYDVSNAFSSYFSNYIAECYSSSIYKAYDQMYSYYGTFETDKYYVYVPSTTTTTYDYFKLASTQPVTTYSVTNSANGGTDKITFTAAGHTFAVGDIVAFSDLTSHTGLNGNAFTVTAISGNTFTVTSSSYNTVLWNSTADTAGYVVKRINGTFVLDSSGNQTGISGNILNFVLTSRIDAALKALIGGRSICPSDDSYCYLRPQGARRRVQDTSYLYADFYVRPATLESSTTYPNDYNSSGGYYKSSSGYDRDMFLTIKGKYTGQLKSTSAQNLSRYFETWQFTLTQKTRVQLTLSGNWPNKAYLMIYSAAPSNNWGGSSYLVTSNSATTASIDTDFAAGTYYVVATYYDQKTTSSYQASYTLFSNVNLTTYTVSGYPHNGSILTKIGAFPSGRARLRLEPAADGTKDSRSGVIQKSFGYVRFGFEYYNSTTSSGSTPDKRGKIAVGCDNTSQSLLINALEGVDNSSAKVDFTQIYPYNGTPTGEGLYEASDYFQQANTHSYADNSSFIVKGTAADPYYTTNTLGTAVAVNCRNSFVVLVSDGDWNGSVDPVKAAQYMHNPSSTTFRSDISDIHVTVYSIMAFSTTTTGYNSMKAVAMYGGFKHITNCGSSKAYPYPQTGLPSNSLNFTWPVSACNPSNSECSSTCSTSCFCTKCCAEWNATWDRDGDGVYESQGIPDGYYQADDGRKLEEALTKVMSAVTTGNAAASAVATVSQETSSDDVIVRGVFQAADPDNPTDFLWKGHIEAYFPFTSGDTTYYDFELSSFLNTSDPDLAGLCMGLSSSSRHCWDSGQILYSQSPVSSDARLIYTWVYDSSSDTYKQKTFDSTNISTSDLGVVNTTERDNIINWVRGNTVTGYRNRNGWILGDIVYSTPVVVGPPKLGSVSKRDPNINEYMTYLGNQSTRSKVIYVGANDGMLHAFLMGTTTDGSTWVFEPGVDSNIGKELWAYIPGNLLTELQALKSTSYGTTTGTSPCVHRAMVDLGPRHWEVYIKSDYCGSSADAQGRCWRSVIIGGERGGGDVYFAIDITDPVPDSSDSSKGPKVLWEYSVLKNRIVAEQGTTSTTTCMQACRNSCTTNCQSTYDTCYSKCSTTACKTSCLTTQATCQSNCEAICATSTCGSATYKAYAPFKAAYESIKTLPLAWSQPYVARIHVPNTVKFYVGEPDANTNLPSQTVQWDTNNNNRPVVFIGGGIHIYDRSFTTTPAIDDRFKMALFWPNLLMLDIETGYNLLEYIWPIVINANAKAFPNRQMGANTIPYAMSDVLALDVWDQVNSAVGDDGFVDRVYVGDMNGYFYGIKFNLSEYFPDATTSNSNFGVEVNIWPTKPISSSDLISNYYRSTLQPISVAPVASFESTSSSASSSSIPALRVIFGTGKYDDVTYGTDDKTDTAKMALYNLRDPVATVSGSTIYGLPVIGSSAIDPWSTVGSTNFKVQIVKKCGLPDSMTGFNTNCNWSSDSTVSDTTSAIYGLYQGDCCESSNSSCTDSCYQCIYDFRAPCESGSDGCGTPIDSADAPAEGKPGERVLGKPLLAAGLVFVTTFVPPFDICGYTGQGYLYVFDYMCQPFSSDYNPFPSEDTVTLTNSTGTNTVGYQVSLGSGVPSRAVLDSKGNSIIIQMSDGTIKKLKPDLGTNKPLQFRGWRQR, from the coding sequence ATGAATATTAGAATACACTATGGCCTCCGTATCTTGGCGTTGCTGGTTCTCTTCTCTGCAACAGGGATTCTGTTCACTTGCGAGGCAACTGCCGCTACGTATTCACCCTGCAGCATTCCCCCTATTGTAGGGTCCGCCAGTAGACCCAACGTAATGCTTGTAATGGATTATTCGGGAAGTATGCAATTCCCTGCGTATTACGATGTCTCGAATGCCTTTTCCAGTTATTTCTCCAACTACATTGCGGAGTGTTATTCGAGTAGCATCTACAAAGCCTACGATCAGATGTATTCCTATTACGGCACGTTTGAAACCGACAAGTATTACGTTTATGTACCATCCACCACGACCACGACCTATGATTATTTCAAACTCGCCAGCACCCAGCCTGTCACCACATATAGCGTAACGAACAGCGCTAACGGCGGCACGGACAAGATTACCTTCACTGCAGCAGGCCACACCTTTGCCGTAGGCGATATCGTGGCTTTTTCCGATTTGACGAGTCACACGGGGCTGAACGGAAACGCTTTCACGGTAACGGCTATCAGCGGGAACACATTTACCGTTACATCATCGAGTTACAACACTGTTTTGTGGAACAGCACAGCGGATACGGCAGGATATGTCGTAAAGAGAATCAACGGGACCTTCGTCCTTGACAGCTCAGGTAATCAGACCGGCATCAGCGGGAATATTTTAAATTTCGTTCTCACTTCCCGCATAGACGCAGCCCTCAAAGCCTTGATCGGGGGTCGATCGATTTGCCCTTCAGATGACAGCTATTGCTACTTGAGACCACAGGGCGCCAGGAGACGTGTCCAGGACACATCCTATCTGTATGCAGATTTCTACGTGAGGCCAGCCACCCTTGAGTCCAGTACAACGTATCCCAACGACTACAATTCTTCCGGAGGTTATTACAAAAGTTCATCCGGCTATGACAGGGATATGTTTCTGACGATAAAGGGCAAGTACACCGGACAGTTGAAATCAACGAGCGCCCAAAATCTGAGCAGGTATTTTGAGACATGGCAGTTCACGCTCACTCAGAAGACCAGGGTTCAGCTCACTCTATCGGGTAATTGGCCGAACAAAGCATACCTCATGATATATTCTGCTGCGCCGTCCAACAACTGGGGTGGATCTTCGTATCTCGTGACCTCGAATTCCGCCACTACGGCCAGCATAGATACTGATTTCGCGGCGGGAACCTACTACGTGGTTGCAACCTATTACGATCAGAAGACCACATCTTCTTATCAAGCGTCGTACACACTTTTCTCAAACGTAAACCTCACAACGTACACCGTATCAGGCTATCCACATAACGGTTCGATTCTCACCAAAATCGGCGCCTTCCCATCCGGTCGAGCGAGACTTCGACTGGAACCAGCGGCAGACGGAACGAAAGACTCCAGAAGCGGAGTCATTCAAAAGTCTTTCGGATACGTGAGGTTCGGATTTGAATATTACAACTCCACTACATCCAGTGGCAGCACTCCGGACAAAAGAGGCAAGATTGCAGTGGGGTGCGACAACACAAGCCAGAGTCTCCTGATAAATGCGCTTGAAGGAGTCGATAATTCGAGTGCGAAGGTAGATTTCACTCAGATTTATCCGTATAACGGGACGCCCACGGGTGAAGGTCTTTACGAAGCCAGTGACTACTTTCAGCAGGCAAACACTCACAGCTATGCGGACAATTCCAGCTTTATAGTCAAGGGTACGGCTGCAGATCCCTACTATACCACAAATACGCTGGGTACCGCGGTTGCCGTGAATTGCCGCAACAGTTTTGTCGTGCTCGTATCGGATGGCGACTGGAATGGGTCGGTGGATCCGGTAAAGGCCGCCCAGTACATGCATAATCCCTCATCAACGACCTTTCGCTCGGATATATCGGATATACACGTGACCGTCTACTCAATTATGGCTTTCTCAACTACGACGACCGGGTACAATTCCATGAAAGCCGTGGCGATGTACGGCGGATTCAAGCACATTACAAATTGCGGGAGTAGCAAGGCGTATCCCTATCCTCAAACAGGTCTCCCCAGCAACAGTCTCAATTTCACATGGCCTGTCAGCGCCTGTAATCCTTCCAATTCAGAATGTTCGTCGACGTGCAGCACCTCATGCTTTTGCACCAAATGCTGCGCAGAGTGGAATGCCACGTGGGACCGCGATGGCGACGGTGTTTACGAATCACAGGGGATACCGGACGGCTATTATCAGGCTGACGACGGGAGGAAGTTGGAAGAAGCGCTCACGAAAGTCATGTCAGCGGTAACCACCGGGAATGCCGCAGCCAGCGCAGTAGCAACGGTTTCGCAGGAAACCTCGAGCGATGACGTCATCGTCAGAGGAGTGTTCCAGGCTGCAGACCCGGACAATCCTACAGATTTCCTCTGGAAAGGACATATAGAGGCTTATTTTCCGTTTACCAGTGGAGACACAACCTATTATGATTTCGAGCTATCCAGCTTCCTGAATACGTCCGACCCGGATCTCGCCGGACTTTGCATGGGCCTATCCTCATCGAGCAGACATTGCTGGGATTCCGGACAAATACTCTATAGCCAGAGTCCGGTAAGCTCGGACGCGAGATTGATATACACGTGGGTATATGATTCGAGTTCCGACACATACAAACAAAAGACGTTCGATTCCACGAACATTTCTACGTCGGATCTGGGTGTCGTCAACACCACGGAAAGGGACAATATAATCAACTGGGTACGAGGCAATACGGTAACCGGATACCGGAACAGAAACGGGTGGATTCTTGGAGATATAGTATATTCAACCCCTGTCGTCGTAGGTCCACCCAAATTGGGAAGCGTTTCCAAGCGAGACCCCAATATCAACGAATACATGACTTACCTGGGAAACCAATCCACACGTTCCAAAGTCATCTACGTGGGGGCGAACGACGGAATGCTCCATGCATTTCTCATGGGAACGACGACCGATGGCAGTACATGGGTTTTCGAACCCGGTGTCGACTCCAACATAGGCAAAGAGTTGTGGGCGTATATTCCCGGTAATCTCCTCACCGAGTTGCAAGCACTGAAGTCAACATCGTACGGCACGACCACCGGTACCAGCCCTTGCGTTCACAGGGCTATGGTGGATCTTGGGCCCAGGCACTGGGAAGTCTACATAAAATCCGATTATTGCGGCAGTAGCGCGGATGCTCAAGGGAGATGCTGGCGTAGTGTCATCATAGGAGGTGAGCGGGGAGGAGGCGACGTGTATTTCGCCATCGACATCACCGATCCTGTGCCCGATTCTTCAGATAGCAGCAAGGGACCGAAGGTTCTGTGGGAATACTCGGTCCTCAAAAACCGAATAGTGGCCGAACAGGGAACTACTTCTACCACCACCTGCATGCAGGCATGCCGAAACAGTTGTACAACGAACTGCCAAAGCACGTATGACACTTGCTATTCGAAATGTTCGACCACGGCGTGCAAAACCTCCTGTCTTACGACTCAAGCTACGTGCCAGTCGAATTGCGAGGCGATTTGTGCGACCTCGACCTGCGGCTCCGCAACGTACAAGGCTTACGCTCCATTCAAGGCCGCTTATGAGAGTATCAAGACTCTCCCCTTGGCCTGGTCTCAACCCTACGTAGCACGCATTCACGTTCCCAACACGGTGAAATTCTATGTGGGAGAGCCGGACGCAAACACTAACCTTCCCTCCCAAACCGTACAATGGGATACGAATAACAATAATCGACCGGTGGTGTTCATTGGCGGGGGCATACACATTTATGACAGGAGCTTCACCACTACTCCTGCAATAGATGACCGTTTCAAGATGGCATTGTTCTGGCCGAATCTCCTGATGCTGGATATCGAGACAGGGTACAATCTGTTGGAATATATCTGGCCGATAGTAATTAATGCCAACGCAAAAGCCTTTCCTAACAGGCAGATGGGAGCCAACACGATTCCGTATGCCATGTCGGATGTTCTTGCCCTGGATGTGTGGGACCAGGTAAATTCGGCAGTGGGCGACGACGGCTTTGTAGACAGGGTATACGTAGGTGATATGAACGGATATTTTTATGGGATAAAGTTCAATCTCTCCGAGTATTTCCCTGACGCAACCACAAGCAATTCGAACTTTGGTGTTGAGGTGAATATATGGCCTACCAAACCGATAAGCTCGTCGGATCTGATTTCAAACTACTACAGGTCAACCCTTCAGCCCATTTCTGTAGCTCCTGTAGCGAGCTTCGAAAGCACTTCGTCATCGGCGTCATCCAGTAGCATACCCGCATTGAGAGTGATCTTCGGCACGGGTAAGTACGATGATGTGACCTACGGGACCGACGACAAGACGGATACTGCTAAAATGGCACTGTACAACCTGAGAGATCCGGTCGCCACAGTGAGCGGCAGCACTATCTACGGGCTTCCCGTCATAGGATCGTCTGCGATAGATCCATGGAGTACTGTGGGGAGCACCAACTTCAAAGTCCAAATCGTGAAAAAATGCGGACTTCCCGACAGCATGACCGGTTTTAACACCAACTGCAATTGGTCGAGCGATTCAACAGTGTCGGACACCACGTCCGCCATATACGGTCTATACCAGGGAGACTGTTGTGAATCCTCGAACAGTTCATGTACCGATTCTTGTTACCAGTGCATTTATGATTTTCGTGCCCCATGCGAGTCAGGGAGTGATGGATGCGGGACTCCGATTGATTCCGCAGATGCACCGGCGGAAGGCAAGCCGGGTGAGCGTGTGCTGGGCAAGCCTCTGCTGGCGGCCGGCCTGGTCTTTGTGACCACCTTTGTGCCGCCATTCGATATTTGCGGGTATACCGGGCAAGGGTACTTGTACGTATTCGACTATATGTGCCAACCTTTCTCCTCGGACTACAATCCCTTCCCCTCCGAAGATACGGTCACTCTTACCAATTCAACAGGGACTAACACCGTAGGCTACCAGGTAAGTCTGGGGTCAGGGGTTCCCAGTAGAGCCGTCCTGGATTCCAAAGGCAACAGCATTATCATCCAGATGAGCGACGGCACCATAAAGAAGCTGAAGCCGGATCTGGGAACGAATAAGCCTCTGCAATTCCGAGGATGGAGACAAAGATGA
- a CDS encoding NAD-dependent succinate-semialdehyde dehydrogenase: protein MNVSLKLSDKTLFRQQNYIDGKWVDADDGTGLVVTNPADGTTLGRVPNLGSTEVRRAVEAAYAAYPAWRDRTAKERALILRRWNELIMANQDDLAMILTSEMGKTFREAKDEVAYAAAFVEWFAEEGKRTYGDVIPSNRHDSRIIVIKQPVGVCAAITPWNFPIAMPARKAAPALAAGCTMVLKPASQTPYSALALAELAERAGIPKGVFNVVTGSSSIIGRELTENPLVRKLTFTGSTEVGRLLMRQCAGTVKKISLELGGHSPFIVFDDADLGSAVEGAIVSKYRAAGQTCVCTNRILVQDSVYDEFVNKFVAAASGLQVGNGLDPIVNVGPLIDEAAVEKMEEQIHDAVTLGATLTLGGKRHQLGRTFFEPTVLTEVTSQMLCAREETFGPIAPIIRFSSEKDAISIANDTAYGLAAYLYSRDLARVIRVSEALEYGIVGVNTGLISTEVAPFGGVKQSGIGREGSRYGIEDYLEIKYVCLGNIL, encoded by the coding sequence ATGAATGTATCACTTAAGCTCAGTGACAAAACCCTGTTTAGACAGCAAAACTATATCGACGGTAAGTGGGTCGATGCAGACGACGGGACTGGTTTAGTAGTGACTAATCCGGCTGATGGTACGACACTCGGACGAGTTCCAAACCTTGGATCGACTGAAGTGCGGCGCGCTGTAGAAGCTGCGTACGCGGCATATCCGGCGTGGCGCGATCGGACGGCAAAAGAAAGAGCCCTAATTCTCCGGCGCTGGAATGAGCTGATAATGGCGAACCAGGACGACTTGGCCATGATCCTCACTTCAGAAATGGGCAAGACTTTTCGAGAGGCTAAAGACGAAGTGGCTTATGCTGCAGCATTTGTAGAATGGTTTGCAGAAGAAGGCAAACGCACCTATGGTGATGTCATTCCCTCTAACCGGCACGATAGCCGCATTATAGTGATAAAACAGCCCGTAGGTGTTTGCGCGGCAATCACTCCATGGAATTTTCCAATCGCAATGCCTGCCCGAAAGGCAGCACCAGCTCTCGCCGCTGGCTGCACTATGGTATTGAAGCCCGCGAGCCAGACGCCCTATTCTGCTCTGGCTCTAGCGGAACTGGCTGAACGGGCGGGAATTCCGAAAGGGGTGTTCAACGTTGTGACCGGCTCTTCTTCAATCATTGGGAGAGAATTGACGGAAAATCCGCTCGTGCGAAAGCTCACTTTTACCGGATCCACCGAGGTCGGAAGACTGCTTATGCGACAATGTGCAGGAACTGTAAAGAAGATATCTCTGGAATTGGGAGGCCATTCCCCCTTCATCGTATTCGATGACGCAGACTTGGGTTCAGCGGTCGAGGGAGCCATAGTGTCAAAGTATCGTGCCGCGGGGCAAACGTGCGTGTGCACCAACCGGATTCTGGTGCAGGACAGCGTCTATGATGAGTTTGTCAACAAATTTGTCGCTGCGGCCAGTGGACTCCAGGTTGGAAACGGACTTGATCCGATAGTGAACGTGGGGCCGCTCATCGACGAAGCCGCTGTAGAGAAAATGGAAGAGCAGATCCATGACGCAGTCACATTGGGAGCTACTCTTACGCTCGGAGGAAAGCGCCACCAACTTGGCCGTACATTTTTCGAGCCGACTGTATTGACTGAAGTGACGTCGCAAATGCTTTGTGCTCGAGAGGAGACTTTTGGCCCGATTGCTCCCATCATACGATTCTCCTCAGAAAAGGATGCCATTTCTATAGCTAACGATACGGCTTATGGCCTTGCGGCTTACCTGTATAGTCGCGACCTGGCGAGGGTTATCCGCGTGAGCGAAGCGCTGGAATATGGAATCGTCGGCGTTAACACGGGACTCATCTCCACTGAGGTTGCTCCTTTTGGAGGAGTCAAACAATCCGGGATCGGGCGGGAAGGATCCAGGTACGGCATCGAAGACTACTTGGAGATCAAGTACGTGTGTCTCGGCAATATTCTGTGA
- a CDS encoding acetyl-CoA carboxylase biotin carboxylase subunit — MIKKLLIANRGEVVARITRTCREMGIKTVAVFSEADRDAAYLSTADEAVSIGPANPLLSYLNMDAIIGAAQTTNADAVHPGYGFLSERAIFAQAVSDAGLTWVGPSSTVMKRISSKCYCRHLADSADVPFIPGTMDPVNDPQEVVVFGRKHGYPLLLKLDKGGGGKGIERVDSEDQVEAIFQRACSIGNMAFGSSACYIEQLVHQPRHIEIQFVADDYGNCVLLGERECSIQRRHQKIIEEAPSVIVTDDERQMLFEYARRMVRKMEYHGAGTLEGLRSEDGNYYFMEVNARLQVEHGVSEMLTDTDIVKCQLEIASGQPLHFRQEDVRMRGHAIEARIYAEDPETFLPSPGKIVELQLPETGTNLRVDHALQANSSVPPYYDPLLAKVIARGQNRTEARNHLINALREFRIEGIKTTITANLKILGHPKFEQGDFTTAFLEESFG; from the coding sequence ATGATCAAGAAGTTGCTCATTGCCAACCGGGGCGAAGTCGTCGCGAGGATAACCCGGACTTGCAGGGAAATGGGCATAAAAACCGTGGCAGTGTTTTCGGAAGCAGACCGGGATGCAGCGTACCTGAGCACTGCGGATGAGGCCGTATCCATCGGTCCTGCCAACCCTCTATTGAGCTACCTGAACATGGACGCGATTATTGGGGCGGCTCAAACGACAAATGCCGATGCGGTGCATCCCGGATACGGATTTCTCTCGGAGCGGGCCATATTTGCGCAAGCGGTTTCGGACGCCGGCCTGACCTGGGTGGGCCCGTCTTCGACGGTCATGAAACGCATAAGTTCCAAATGTTATTGCAGACACCTTGCCGACAGTGCAGACGTGCCGTTTATTCCGGGGACCATGGACCCTGTGAACGATCCGCAAGAAGTCGTTGTATTCGGTCGCAAGCACGGTTATCCACTGCTCCTTAAACTGGACAAAGGCGGCGGCGGAAAAGGTATCGAGAGAGTTGATTCCGAAGACCAGGTGGAGGCAATTTTTCAGCGTGCATGCAGCATCGGCAATATGGCCTTCGGATCGTCAGCCTGCTACATAGAGCAACTCGTTCATCAACCCAGGCACATCGAAATACAGTTCGTGGCCGATGATTACGGTAATTGTGTCTTGCTTGGCGAGCGGGAATGTTCTATTCAGCGCAGACACCAGAAAATCATCGAGGAAGCTCCTTCTGTCATAGTGACTGACGACGAGCGCCAAATGCTTTTCGAGTACGCAAGGCGAATGGTTCGAAAGATGGAATATCACGGCGCCGGTACTTTGGAAGGTCTTCGTTCCGAGGACGGGAACTACTATTTCATGGAGGTAAACGCCAGACTTCAGGTGGAACACGGGGTGTCCGAAATGTTGACCGATACGGATATAGTGAAGTGTCAGTTGGAAATCGCTTCCGGTCAACCCTTACACTTCCGTCAAGAAGATGTGAGGATGCGAGGCCATGCCATAGAGGCCCGAATCTACGCTGAAGACCCTGAAACGTTTCTTCCTTCTCCCGGCAAAATAGTGGAGCTACAACTTCCCGAAACAGGCACGAATTTGAGGGTGGACCATGCACTGCAGGCCAACAGTTCGGTTCCTCCATACTACGATCCGTTGCTGGCAAAAGTGATTGCCAGAGGTCAAAACAGAACCGAGGCTCGAAATCACCTCATCAACGCGTTGCGTGAGTTCCGAATAGAGGGCATTAAAACCACCATTACCGCCAATCTGAAAATACTCGGGCATCCGAAATTCGAGCAGGGCGACTTCACCACAGCATTCCTGGAGGAGTCTTTCGGATAG
- a CDS encoding acetyl-CoA carboxylase biotin carboxyl carrier protein subunit produces MEKNVDACVPGLCARVVVNEGDKVAKGQEVAVINCMKTEISVMSEWDGIVTKVLSKEWDELEVGTPMVVLEVPNGG; encoded by the coding sequence ATGGAAAAAAATGTGGACGCGTGCGTTCCGGGACTCTGTGCTCGCGTTGTCGTGAATGAAGGGGATAAGGTGGCAAAAGGACAAGAAGTGGCGGTCATCAATTGCATGAAAACGGAAATATCCGTCATGTCCGAGTGGGACGGCATTGTAACGAAGGTTCTGTCGAAGGAATGGGACGAACTGGAAGTCGGCACGCCGATGGTGGTCCTGGAAGTGCCTAACGGAGGCTAA
- a CDS encoding biotin-dependent carboxyltransferase family protein, producing the protein MLTVKQGGIETLVEDWPGRLGFLGKGMAPSGAFDNVGLGYANLLVGNLPGEAALEVTAGFFEAEFNADTVIAVTGTPQPPTINGQPVAMWQSVEVHKGDTIKFSHIGSTGFRWYLGIAGGIDVQPYLGSKSTCIFGNYGGFEGRKLQPGDVLKFGNPSRNLSDLTGRKLKQEFIPEYSREWTLRAIPGPNTCPDYATEEGMEYLFTHSFKVQHTSNRSAYRLEALPDSFFSRADGGVGGSHPSNIIDHGYAMRGALNICGNTPVLLIADGPTLGGYMCALNVINADLWKVGQGTPARDFIKFQLCSQEEAIQARIDQTKLFVEDTVV; encoded by the coding sequence ATGCTTACAGTCAAACAAGGCGGAATCGAGACACTGGTGGAGGATTGGCCGGGCAGGCTGGGATTTCTCGGAAAAGGCATGGCACCGTCCGGTGCTTTTGACAATGTCGGCCTGGGTTACGCAAACCTTCTCGTCGGAAATCTTCCAGGCGAGGCGGCTTTGGAGGTTACAGCAGGTTTTTTCGAGGCAGAATTCAACGCGGACACGGTGATTGCCGTAACGGGAACCCCTCAACCTCCCACGATAAACGGTCAGCCAGTAGCAATGTGGCAATCTGTGGAAGTGCACAAGGGAGATACTATCAAGTTCTCTCATATCGGTTCGACCGGCTTTCGATGGTACCTCGGCATTGCCGGCGGCATTGACGTCCAGCCCTATCTGGGCAGCAAATCCACCTGTATATTCGGAAATTATGGTGGATTTGAAGGGCGCAAGCTGCAGCCGGGCGACGTCTTGAAATTCGGCAATCCTTCACGCAACCTCAGTGATTTGACAGGAAGGAAGCTGAAACAAGAGTTCATCCCTGAGTATTCCCGTGAATGGACTCTGCGTGCCATTCCAGGGCCTAACACCTGTCCCGATTATGCCACCGAAGAGGGAATGGAATATCTCTTTACTCATTCATTCAAAGTCCAGCATACCTCCAACCGTTCCGCATACAGATTGGAAGCACTGCCGGACAGCTTCTTCTCGCGTGCTGACGGCGGAGTCGGAGGAAGCCATCCATCCAACATAATCGATCATGGGTATGCAATGCGAGGAGCTTTGAACATTTGCGGCAACACGCCTGTGCTCCTGATTGCCGACGGTCCGACACTGGGCGGGTATATGTGCGCTCTGAACGTGATCAATGCGGACCTGTGGAAGGTCGGCCAGGGAACACCGGCCAGGGACTTCATCAAATTTCAACTGTGCTCTCAAGAAGAGGCAATCCAGGCACGTATCGACCAGACGAAACTCTTTGTGGAAGACACCGTGGTGTAA